A section of the Pimelobacter simplex genome encodes:
- a CDS encoding molybdenum cofactor biosynthesis protein MoaE — protein sequence MTNPAVRLVAISDQPLSVSEVLDSLDDPAAGGLVLFVGRVRDHDQGHGVTGLSYSAHPSALDRLREVCDRVAAEHDVTALAAVHRVGDLDIGDLAVVVATTAGHRGSSFEASRALIDTLKAEVPIWKHQRFTDGSDEWVGSP from the coding sequence ATGACCAACCCCGCGGTGCGCCTCGTCGCGATCTCCGACCAGCCGCTGTCGGTGAGCGAGGTCCTCGACAGCCTCGACGACCCGGCCGCGGGCGGGCTCGTGCTCTTCGTCGGACGGGTCCGCGACCACGACCAGGGCCACGGCGTGACCGGCCTGTCGTACTCCGCGCACCCCTCGGCCCTCGACCGGCTGCGCGAGGTCTGCGACCGCGTCGCCGCCGAGCACGACGTCACCGCGCTCGCCGCCGTGCACCGGGTCGGCGACCTCGACATCGGCGACCTCGCCGTCGTCGTCGCCACCACGGCCGGGCACCGGGGCTCCTCGTTCGAGGCGAGCCGGGCGCTCATCGACACCCTCAAGGCCGAGGTGCCGATCTGGAAGCACCAGCGCTTCACCGACGGCAGCGACGAGTGGGTCGGCAGCCCCTGA
- a CDS encoding YlbL family protein: protein MSQRLIAVCIAAPLVLILGGIAASVPLPYASYSPGPTFNVLGKDGDNAEVIQVDGHKAYYDKGQIRFTTVVASANGDKLSLGEALSRWVDPDKAVVPYDVVHPKDQSAAQEKAEGAVQMTTSQDVAKAVALNELGYDVPEAIQVALVVDKGAAEGKLLLRDIIKEVDGEPVTSSEQVVKAVRKHDDGSLVELRIVRDKRELTVRIKPKIEDGQPKIGVSLGVGYEFPFQINLRVDPTVGGPSAGLMFSLAIYDTLTPGSLTGGATVAGTGELAPDGQVGPIGGIQQKIAGAQAAGAKLFFVPKDNCSDVQGLDPDLRLVKATTMTEARKALETWVGDHDAPLPHC, encoded by the coding sequence ATGAGCCAGCGCCTGATCGCCGTGTGCATCGCGGCCCCGTTGGTGCTGATCCTCGGCGGCATCGCGGCCTCCGTGCCGCTGCCCTACGCCTCCTACAGCCCGGGTCCGACGTTCAACGTCCTCGGCAAGGACGGCGACAACGCCGAGGTGATCCAGGTCGACGGGCACAAGGCGTACTACGACAAGGGCCAGATCCGGTTCACCACCGTGGTGGCCTCGGCCAACGGCGACAAGCTCTCGCTCGGCGAGGCGCTCAGCCGCTGGGTCGACCCCGACAAGGCGGTCGTGCCCTACGACGTCGTCCACCCCAAGGACCAGTCGGCCGCGCAGGAGAAGGCCGAGGGCGCGGTCCAGATGACGACCTCGCAGGACGTCGCCAAGGCGGTCGCCCTCAACGAGCTCGGGTACGACGTACCCGAGGCGATCCAGGTCGCCCTGGTCGTCGACAAGGGTGCCGCCGAGGGCAAGCTGCTCCTGCGCGACATCATCAAGGAGGTCGACGGCGAGCCGGTCACCAGCAGCGAGCAGGTCGTCAAGGCCGTGCGCAAGCACGACGACGGCTCGCTCGTCGAGCTGCGGATCGTGCGCGACAAGCGCGAGCTGACCGTGCGGATCAAGCCGAAGATCGAGGACGGCCAGCCCAAGATCGGCGTCTCGCTGGGCGTGGGCTACGAGTTCCCGTTCCAGATCAACCTGCGCGTCGACCCGACGGTCGGCGGGCCCAGCGCCGGACTGATGTTCTCGCTGGCCATCTACGACACGCTCACCCCGGGCTCGCTCACCGGTGGTGCGACCGTCGCCGGCACCGGCGAGCTCGCGCCCGACGGCCAGGTCGGCCCGATCGGCGGGATCCAGCAGAAGATCGCCGGTGCCCAGGCGGCCGGCGCGAAGCTGTTCTTCGTCCCCAAGGACAACTGCTCGGACGTCCAGGGGCTCGACCCCGACCTGAGGCTGGTCAAGGCGACCACCATGACCGAGGCGCGCAAGGCCCTCGAGACCTGGGTCGGCGACCACGACGCCCCGCTGCCGCACTGCTGA
- a CDS encoding PPA1309 family protein, with protein MDYDLDVDPALAAAVLEIEKHQAHVGWDQPARLYALVDTGRLVAQEPVLAAQLGLDTPAEQGSLTPIEQDELPLGQQLEEVLPGIVWPGVVGGCAAVVERLVLPPAADGQVPEDPTAARAFAREHPDAEEVRIVAGVTRHGAAYCALRMRSEDHDSAVMGGTDLVPGLIELLRNTLLDDAEGEPQ; from the coding sequence ATGGACTACGACCTGGACGTCGACCCGGCGCTGGCGGCTGCCGTCCTCGAGATCGAGAAGCACCAGGCGCACGTGGGCTGGGACCAGCCCGCGCGCCTCTACGCGCTCGTCGACACCGGCCGCCTGGTCGCCCAGGAGCCCGTGCTCGCGGCCCAGCTCGGTCTCGACACCCCGGCCGAGCAGGGCTCGTTGACGCCGATCGAGCAGGACGAGCTCCCGCTCGGGCAGCAGCTCGAGGAGGTGCTCCCGGGCATCGTGTGGCCCGGCGTCGTGGGCGGCTGTGCGGCCGTCGTCGAGCGCCTGGTGCTGCCCCCGGCCGCTGACGGCCAGGTGCCCGAGGACCCGACCGCGGCGCGCGCGTTCGCACGCGAGCACCCGGACGCCGAAGAGGTGCGCATCGTCGCCGGGGTGACCCGGCACGGCGCCGCCTACTGCGCACTGCGGATGCGCAGCGAGGACCACGACAGCGCCGTGATGGGCGGGACCGACCTGGTACCCGGCCTGATCGAGCTGCTGCGCAACACACTGCTGGACGACGCGGAGGGCGAGCCCCAATGA
- a CDS encoding UPF0182 family membrane protein, translated as MSELFDEEPERPAPERPGRRTRALVITGVILVLGFFLLSAFAGIYTDRLWYSEVGYGQVFSTMLWTRVGLFVAFGVLMGGVVALNMYLAYRSRPIFGLPGNDGVDRYRDAVTPIRTWLLAGVAIVVGIFAGTSAIGQWRTFMLWREGESFGKQDPYFKKDISFYVFDLPWINFVIDFVMAVAIVALIATAVVHYLYGGIRLQSQHDRLTPAAQVQLSVLLGVFVLAKAVDYYFGRYDLVTDDHRLFTGMNYTGENALLPARNILVGVALICAVLFFLNIWRKTWQLPSVGLALLALSAVLLGMIWPAIVQNFQVKPSEADKENSYIKANIDATREAYGLSDVATEEFPGAASGTVTAEVAQKVWGQLTDAPVVDPQQVRDTFQQRQQIRSYYSVPKVLDVDHYKINGKSEPLVLGVRELDQSGINTSDQNWSNLHTVYTHGEGLIAAYANKIATSDEVNGRIVWAEGIGSGTSGRTDLTDAGKFETRVYYGELSPSYSIVGKAGKNDGSVELGLADAGNSPDVQRTTYDGKGGVGIGSTFNQLMYAIKFGEPNFVLSGRVNGNSKVLYNRTPTERVEKVAPWLTVDGDPYPAVVDGKIVWIIDGYTTTDRYPNSQRESFAAMIDDSLQQQTGLQTIPTDEINYMRSAVKATVDAYDGTVTLYQWDETDPILKTWMKVFPDAVKPKSAIGGELLAHIRYPEDLFKVQRYQLARYHVTNAGDFYQGNNRWQVPEDPNATRGVFQPPYRLFATGAADSVDSDWSLTSVFVPYRKGTLASYLQVNSDATKTDSFGKLRLLEMADQNSPGPGQVVNEMKQDPKVTSTLKDLNVQKDTPPRYGNLLTLPVDGGLIYVEPIYVVRTAGSSSYPILQYVIVKYGENVGIGETLPLALGDALGVDVQTGEQKPDKPGTPGEPGTPAEPVGSIEEQIADALRKADDAFRAAEEAQRANDTATWAEKLKVAQDEVEKAVKLADQRDKK; from the coding sequence ATGAGTGAACTGTTCGACGAGGAGCCCGAGCGCCCCGCGCCCGAGCGACCCGGCCGCCGTACCCGGGCGCTGGTGATCACCGGCGTCATCCTGGTGCTCGGCTTCTTCCTCCTCAGCGCCTTCGCGGGCATCTACACCGACCGGTTGTGGTACTCCGAGGTCGGCTACGGCCAGGTCTTCAGCACCATGCTGTGGACCCGGGTCGGCCTGTTCGTGGCGTTCGGCGTCCTGATGGGCGGCGTGGTCGCGCTCAACATGTACCTGGCCTACCGCAGCCGCCCGATCTTCGGGCTGCCCGGCAACGACGGCGTCGACCGCTACCGCGACGCGGTCACCCCGATCCGTACCTGGCTGCTCGCCGGCGTCGCGATCGTCGTCGGCATCTTCGCCGGCACCTCGGCGATCGGCCAGTGGCGCACCTTCATGCTGTGGCGCGAGGGGGAGTCCTTCGGCAAGCAGGACCCGTACTTCAAGAAGGACATCTCCTTCTACGTCTTCGACCTGCCGTGGATCAACTTCGTCATCGACTTCGTGATGGCCGTGGCCATCGTGGCGCTGATCGCGACCGCCGTCGTCCACTACCTGTACGGCGGCATCCGGCTCCAGTCCCAGCACGACCGGCTCACGCCGGCCGCCCAGGTGCAGCTCTCGGTGCTGCTCGGCGTCTTCGTGCTGGCCAAGGCCGTCGACTACTACTTCGGCCGCTACGACCTGGTCACCGACGATCATCGGCTCTTCACCGGCATGAACTACACCGGCGAGAACGCCTTGCTCCCGGCACGCAACATCCTCGTCGGCGTCGCGCTCATCTGTGCCGTGCTGTTCTTCCTCAACATCTGGCGCAAGACCTGGCAGCTGCCCTCGGTCGGCCTGGCGCTGCTCGCGCTCTCGGCCGTGCTGCTCGGCATGATCTGGCCCGCCATCGTGCAGAACTTCCAGGTCAAGCCGTCCGAGGCCGACAAGGAGAACTCCTACATCAAGGCCAACATCGACGCCACGCGCGAGGCCTACGGGCTCAGTGACGTCGCGACCGAGGAGTTCCCCGGCGCTGCCTCGGGCACCGTCACCGCCGAGGTCGCCCAGAAGGTCTGGGGTCAGCTCACCGACGCACCGGTCGTCGACCCGCAGCAGGTGCGTGACACCTTCCAGCAGCGCCAGCAGATCCGGTCCTACTACTCGGTGCCCAAGGTGCTGGACGTCGACCACTACAAGATCAACGGCAAGAGCGAGCCGCTCGTCCTCGGCGTGCGTGAGCTCGACCAGTCCGGGATCAACACCTCCGATCAGAACTGGTCCAACCTGCACACCGTCTACACCCACGGTGAGGGCCTGATCGCGGCCTACGCCAACAAGATCGCGACCAGCGACGAGGTCAACGGCCGGATCGTGTGGGCTGAAGGCATCGGCAGCGGCACCAGCGGACGTACGGATCTCACCGACGCCGGCAAGTTCGAGACCCGCGTCTACTACGGCGAGCTCAGCCCGTCGTACTCGATCGTCGGCAAGGCGGGCAAGAACGACGGCAGTGTCGAGCTCGGTCTCGCCGATGCAGGGAACTCGCCGGACGTGCAGCGCACGACCTACGACGGCAAGGGCGGCGTCGGGATCGGCAGCACCTTCAACCAGCTGATGTACGCGATCAAGTTCGGTGAGCCGAACTTCGTGCTCTCCGGGCGCGTCAACGGCAACTCCAAGGTGCTCTACAACCGTACGCCCACCGAGCGGGTCGAGAAGGTCGCGCCCTGGCTCACCGTCGACGGTGACCCCTACCCGGCCGTGGTCGACGGCAAGATCGTGTGGATCATCGATGGCTACACGACCACCGACCGGTACCCGAACTCCCAGCGCGAGTCGTTCGCCGCGATGATCGACGACTCGCTCCAGCAGCAGACCGGGTTGCAGACCATCCCGACCGACGAGATCAACTACATGCGCTCGGCGGTCAAGGCCACGGTGGACGCCTACGACGGCACCGTGACGCTCTACCAGTGGGACGAGACCGACCCGATCCTCAAGACGTGGATGAAGGTCTTCCCCGACGCGGTCAAGCCCAAGAGCGCGATCGGTGGGGAGTTGCTGGCGCACATCCGCTATCCGGAGGACCTTTTCAAGGTCCAGCGCTACCAGCTCGCGCGCTACCACGTGACCAACGCCGGCGATTTCTACCAGGGCAACAACCGCTGGCAGGTGCCTGAGGACCCGAACGCGACACGCGGGGTGTTCCAGCCGCCGTACCGACTGTTCGCCACCGGCGCCGCCGACAGCGTGGACAGTGACTGGTCGCTCACCTCGGTGTTCGTGCCCTACCGCAAGGGCACCTTGGCGTCGTACCTGCAGGTGAACTCGGACGCGACGAAGACCGACAGCTTCGGCAAGCTGCGGCTGCTCGAGATGGCCGACCAGAACTCGCCGGGACCGGGACAGGTCGTCAACGAGATGAAGCAGGATCCCAAGGTCACCTCGACGTTGAAGGACCTCAACGTGCAGAAGGACACGCCACCGCGCTACGGCAACCTGTTGACGCTGCCGGTCGACGGCGGGCTCATCTACGTCGAGCCGATCTACGTCGTGCGGACCGCGGGATCGTCGAGCTACCCGATCCTGCAGTACGTGATCGTCAAGTACGGCGAGAACGTCGGCATCGGCGAGACCCTGCCCTTGGCGCTCGGCGATGCGCTCGGCGTCGACGTCCAGACGGGCGAGCAGAAGCCGGACAAGCCGGGCACCCCGGGCGAGCCGGGCACACCGGCCGAGCCTGTCGGCTCGATCGAGGAGCAGATCGCCGACGCGCTCCGCAAGGCCGACGACGCGTTCCGGGCGGCCGAGGAGGCGCAGCGCGCCAACGACACGGCGACCTGGGCGGAGAAGCTCAAGGTCGCGCAGGACGAGGTCGAGAAGGCGGTCAAGCTGGCCGACCAGCGCGACAAGAAGTAA